GTGTAGATAGAGGTGTTCTGTGCGAGGTAGGCGAAAGCGATACTGGCCGCACCCAGCCCGAGCGTGACGAACTGCGAGTACCGCACGAGGTCCTCCTGACTGGCCGCCGGATTGACGTAGCCGTGGTAGACGTCCTCGACGATAGCACTCGTCGCGACGAGCAGCTGGGAGTCGGCACTGGACATCATCGCGGCGAGTGCGGCCGCCAGGATGATCCCCGCGATCGCACCGGGGAAGAACTCGAGCGTGAGCATGGGCATGACGTTGTTCGGGTCTTCGATCCCGCCCTGCCCGAAGACGACGAGGGCGTACAGTCCGACGAACCCGGCTCCGATATACGCGACGAACATGAACAGTTGCGCGACGAGCGCGGCGAGACGCACGTTTTTGACCTCGTCGATGCCCATGAACCGGACCATCACGTGCGGGTTCCCAGGGATGCCTAGCCCGATAGCGGCGTAGCTGATAATGCCGAAGACGGCCGCCCAGCCGGTCATGCCCGCCGTGACGCTGGTGTAGGAACTCCCGACGGACGCGAGTTCGCCGAACGGGAGCCCGTAGTTGGTAAACGCGATGACCGGCAGGATGATGAACGCGGCGAGGATGATCGCGCCCTGCAAGTAGTCGGACCACGCGACGGCGAAGTAGCCGCCGAGCATGGTGTAGCCGACGACGATGACGCCGCCGCCGAGGATCCCGACCAGCGACGAGACGCCGGTGAGGACCTCCAAGAGCGTCCCGGCGGCGACGATCTGTGCGCCCACGTACCCGCCCTCGAAGATCATCAGCACGAACGCGGAGACGCCCTTGACCAGTCCGGTGTCGTCCTGTAGGCGCGTCTCGAAGAAGGTCGGTAGCGTGACCGCTTTCACGACTTCCGTGTACTTTCGAAGCCGCTTTGCGAGCCCCGCCCACGCGAACAGGTCGGCGGGGATCATCCCGAGTCCGTTGTAAAACGCCATCACGCCGGTCCCGAACGCGTCGCTCGGGACGCCGAGCGTGAGCCACCCGCTCATTTCGGAGGCGCGCTCGGAGAAGCCGGTTACGACCGGGCCGATGCTTCGGCCGCCGATGACGTAGTCGTCGACGGAGTCCATGAGTCGGGAAGAGTACAGCCCGATCCCGAGCAGAAGGAGGAGGTACACGCCGAACGTCCCCAGCACCCAAGCGCCGGCCGACCCGGCGAGCCCGTCAGTTGCCATTGCGCTTTCCCTCGTAGCGCCGCCGGAGTTGTTTCTCTCGCTTTCCCTCCCAGACGTAGT
The genomic region above belongs to Natronorubrum halophilum and contains:
- a CDS encoding sodium/proline symporter, with translation MATDGLAGSAGAWVLGTFGVYLLLLLGIGLYSSRLMDSVDDYVIGGRSIGPVVTGFSERASEMSGWLTLGVPSDAFGTGVMAFYNGLGMIPADLFAWAGLAKRLRKYTEVVKAVTLPTFFETRLQDDTGLVKGVSAFVLMIFEGGYVGAQIVAAGTLLEVLTGVSSLVGILGGGVIVVGYTMLGGYFAVAWSDYLQGAIILAAFIILPVIAFTNYGLPFGELASVGSSYTSVTAGMTGWAAVFGIISYAAIGLGIPGNPHVMVRFMGIDEVKNVRLAALVAQLFMFVAYIGAGFVGLYALVVFGQGGIEDPNNVMPMLTLEFFPGAIAGIILAAALAAMMSSADSQLLVATSAIVEDVYHGYVNPAASQEDLVRYSQFVTLGLGAASIAFAYLAQNTSIYTLVLDYAWGGLGAAIGPTLIASLWWKRVSAAGSVASMIVGTVTMVLWTQLSTILELVGLLGAVEGSAFLTGLVGVYGLFPAFILSTLTLIVGSLLTTPPEGVDDHFDTFDKPLPALSSADDPTGTPEYVTDGGRDVAPKAVTETDTIRAHVTASDYWETGEE